One genomic window of Glycine soja cultivar W05 chromosome 9, ASM419377v2, whole genome shotgun sequence includes the following:
- the LOC114425560 gene encoding temperature-induced lipocalin-1-like, with translation MANKEMEVVKGLDLQRYMGRWYEIASFPSRNQPKDGENTRATYTLRNDGTVQVLNETWSNGKRGYIQGTAYKVDPKSDEAKFKVKFYIPPFLPIIPINGDYWVLFTDDEYQYALIGQPSRNYLWILSRKPHLDDEIYNELVQRAKNVGYDVSKLRKTPQSDPPPEEEGPDDTKGIWWLKSIFGK, from the exons ATGGCCAACAAAGAGATGGAAGTTGTGAAGGGTTTGGATTTGCAAAGGTACATGGGGCGTTGGTATGAGATAGCCTCTTTCCCTTCAAGGAATCAGCCCAAGGATGGTGAGAACACCAGAGCCACATACACTCTTAGGAATGATGGTACTGTGCAAGTGCTCAACGAGACTTGGAGTAATGGCAAGAGAGGGTACATACAAGGAACTGCTTATAAGGTTGACCCCAAAAGTGATGAGGCCAAGTTCAAGGTCAAGTTTTATATTCCTCCCTTCTTGCCCATTATACCTATAAATGGGGACTACTGGGTTTTGTTCACTGACGATGAATATCAGTATGCTTTGATTGGCCAACCAAGCAGGAATTACCTTTGG ATATTAAGCAGGAAACCCCATCTGGATGATGAGATCTACAACGAGCTTGTTCAGAGAGCTAAGAATGTAGGATATGATGTGAGCAAACTCCGCAAGACCCCACAGAGCGATCCTCCACCAGAGGAAGAAGGCCCTGATGACACCAAAGGCATTTGGTGGCTCAAATCCATTTTTGGAAAATAG